One Drosophila virilis strain 15010-1051.87 chromosome 5, Dvir_AGI_RSII-ME, whole genome shotgun sequence DNA window includes the following coding sequences:
- the LOC6626457 gene encoding ATP synthase subunit s, mitochondrial, whose translation MSLLHTVIKSLSKRLILHGASIQQNYLHIAAKPHHADSLTFATQTRSIWGYVAVAFNQVDADRLAKVGPNRLCAEWVVKNGGGVRFTESPTKLWKDYNQLPSENTAFRIKVVDASNASVMKIGLEHLKGCDHIDTVIFHNCKHLENEGLNGLSHITKSLTRLQVSGCYNISDSGLAIISELHNLKQLIIFDMIYVQNMEEVARSLKSSLPECDIQATKFAVQLKKNK comes from the exons aTGTCGTTGTTACACACAGTTATTAAATCATTATCGAAACGTTTAATATTGCATGGCGCTAGCATTCagcaaaattatttgcatattgccGCCAAACCCCATCATGCAGACTCGTTAACATTTGCAACACAAACGCGCAGTATTTGGGGCTATGTGGCTGTGGCCTTCAATCAGGTGGACGCAGATCGTTTGGCTAAGGTGGGTCCTAATCGTCTCTGCGCCGAGTGGGTGGTAAAAAACGGTGGCGGCGTACGCTTTACAGAGAGTCCCACCAAACTATGGAAGGACTACAATCAGCTGCCGTCAGAGAACACTGCGTTTCGCATTAAAGTTGTAGATGCCTCAAATGCTTCGGTCATGAAAATTGGTCTCGAACATTTGAAAGGGTGCGACCACATAGACACTGTCATCTTTCACAATTGTAAGCACCTGGAGAATGAGGGTCTGAACGGGCTGTCCCATATTACCAAGTCGCTGACACGCCTGCAGGTGTCCGGCTGTTATAACATCAGCGATTCGGGCTTGGCCATCATCAGCGAGCTGCACAATCTGAAGCAGTTGATCATCTTTGACATGATCTACGTCCAGAATATGGAAGAAGTGGCGCGCAGCCTCAAATCAAGTCTGCCCGAATGTGATATTCAAGCCACCAAATTCGCCGTGCAGTTGAAAAA aaataaatga